From a region of the Bradyrhizobium diazoefficiens genome:
- a CDS encoding metallophosphoesterase family protein, protein MLLAVFSDIHGNRQAFEACLKLARAKGAERFVLLGDLVGYGADPEWVVDTAMKLVAQGAIAVRGNHDQAVNSSAETMNAEAQVAIEWTRGRLDSGQRRFLAELPMLVEDSDRLFVHSEASHPQRWHYVRSTVDAAKSLIATPAHVTFCGHIHRPALYSMSVTAKMTSFVPKTDVPVQLLRGRQWLAVLGSVGQPRDGDPSAAFVLFDTESCQITYCRAPYDIATAAGRTRDNGLPNWLADRLSQGR, encoded by the coding sequence GTGCTTCTCGCTGTCTTCTCGGATATCCACGGCAACCGGCAGGCCTTCGAGGCCTGCCTGAAGCTGGCCCGTGCGAAGGGCGCGGAGCGGTTCGTCCTGCTCGGCGATTTGGTCGGTTATGGCGCCGATCCGGAATGGGTGGTGGATACCGCGATGAAGCTCGTTGCCCAGGGCGCTATCGCCGTGCGCGGCAATCACGACCAGGCGGTCAATTCCTCGGCAGAGACCATGAACGCCGAGGCGCAAGTCGCGATCGAATGGACCCGCGGCCGGCTTGACTCCGGGCAGCGACGATTCCTGGCCGAATTGCCGATGCTGGTAGAGGACAGTGATCGTCTCTTCGTGCATTCTGAAGCCTCTCACCCCCAGCGCTGGCACTATGTCCGCTCGACGGTGGACGCCGCCAAGAGCCTGATTGCGACGCCCGCCCATGTCACGTTCTGCGGCCATATCCACCGTCCTGCGCTCTATTCGATGTCGGTAACGGCGAAGATGACGAGCTTCGTGCCGAAGACCGACGTCCCGGTGCAGCTTCTGCGCGGACGGCAATGGCTCGCCGTGCTCGGCTCGGTCGGCCAGCCTCGCGACGGCGATCCGTCGGCAGCCTTCGTATTGTTCGACACCGAGTCCTGCCAGATCACCTATTGCCGCGCGCCTTACGACATCGCAACGGCGGCGGGCAGGACCCGCGACAACGGCCTGCCGAACTGGCTCGCCGACCGGCTGTCGCAGGGGCGCTAG
- a CDS encoding branched-chain amino acid ABC transporter substrate-binding protein — protein sequence MKSLKLIGLAFGASIALSSAAFAQDLTIAVAGPMTGTESAFGRQMKNGADLAVADINAAGGVAGKKLALDVEDDACDPKQARSVAEKIAGAKIPFVAGHFCSSSSIPASEAYADGNVLQITPASTNPLFTERKLWNVARVCGRDDQQGLIAAQYIAKNYKGKNIAILNDKTTYGKGLADETKKALNKAGITEKLYEAYNKGDKDFNAIVSRLKKDNIDLVYVGGYHQEAGLILRQMRDQGLKTVLMSGDALADKEYASITGPAGEGTLFTFGPDPRNKPSAKAIVERFKAKGIDPEGYTLYTYAAMQVWSQAVKKAGTTDPKKVMAAIKAGKWDTVLGPIEYDAKGDIKQIDYVVYKWDAKGNYAEIAGQGT from the coding sequence ATGAAGTCACTGAAACTCATCGGTCTGGCATTCGGCGCTTCGATCGCGCTGTCGAGTGCGGCATTCGCGCAGGATCTCACCATCGCAGTCGCAGGCCCGATGACCGGCACCGAGTCCGCCTTCGGCCGCCAGATGAAGAATGGCGCCGATCTGGCCGTTGCCGACATCAATGCTGCCGGCGGCGTTGCCGGCAAGAAGCTCGCGCTCGACGTAGAGGACGACGCCTGCGATCCCAAGCAAGCGCGCTCCGTGGCGGAAAAGATCGCCGGCGCCAAGATCCCGTTCGTCGCCGGCCATTTTTGCTCTTCGTCGTCGATCCCGGCCTCGGAGGCCTATGCCGACGGTAATGTCCTCCAGATCACACCAGCCTCCACCAACCCGCTCTTCACCGAGCGCAAGCTGTGGAACGTGGCGCGCGTTTGCGGCCGTGACGATCAGCAGGGCCTGATCGCGGCGCAGTACATCGCGAAGAACTACAAGGGCAAGAACATCGCGATCCTCAACGACAAGACCACCTACGGCAAGGGGCTTGCGGACGAGACCAAAAAGGCGCTCAACAAGGCCGGCATCACCGAGAAGCTCTATGAGGCCTACAACAAGGGCGACAAGGATTTCAACGCGATCGTCTCGCGCCTGAAGAAAGACAATATCGATCTCGTCTACGTCGGCGGCTACCATCAGGAAGCGGGCCTTATCCTGCGCCAGATGCGCGACCAAGGCCTGAAGACCGTGCTGATGTCGGGCGACGCGCTCGCCGACAAGGAGTACGCCTCCATCACCGGCCCCGCCGGCGAAGGCACGCTGTTCACCTTCGGACCCGATCCGCGCAACAAGCCGAGCGCCAAGGCGATCGTCGAGCGCTTCAAGGCCAAGGGCATCGATCCCGAGGGTTACACCCTCTACACCTACGCGGCGATGCAGGTCTGGTCGCAGGCGGTGAAGAAAGCGGGCACCACCGATCCCAAGAAGGTCATGGCGGCGATCAAGGCCGGCAAGTGGGACACCGTGCTCGGCCCGATCGAGTATGATGCCAAGGGCGACATCAAGCAGATCGACTACGTGGTCTACAAGTGGGATGCCAAGGGCAACTACGCCGAAATCGCCGGCCAAGGCACCTAG
- a CDS encoding EF-hand domain-containing protein, producing MLFALGAVSSALDAIQSLTSSKSSASTHKMGAAQGAANPFAIDSRSNSTTSGASSSVNSGNCAQISPETMSALIAAQSQASDGTGSTTASGSSSSTASTPTGRDAALKDLFSQIDADGDGSITKSEFEDALGAGGTNLAQADDVFSKLDSNSDGTVSLDEMSKALKSGHHGHHAHGAGGTGDASGSGSNSSSGGSTSTTTTSADGSTTTTVTYGDGFKMSTTVPGASSSSNANGGGNSPYDWFGQMMQRQTQAASATASSSMSMSV from the coding sequence ATGTTGTTTGCCCTTGGTGCCGTCTCGAGCGCGCTCGACGCGATCCAGTCGCTGACAAGCTCGAAATCGTCCGCGTCGACGCACAAGATGGGGGCTGCGCAGGGCGCGGCCAACCCGTTCGCGATCGACAGCCGCAGCAACAGCACGACCAGCGGTGCGAGTTCGTCGGTCAACTCGGGCAATTGCGCTCAGATCTCGCCGGAAACGATGAGTGCGCTGATCGCTGCGCAGAGCCAGGCGTCGGACGGCACCGGCAGCACGACGGCCTCAGGCTCATCGAGCTCGACCGCCTCGACGCCAACGGGCCGGGATGCAGCGCTCAAGGATCTGTTCTCGCAGATCGATGCGGATGGCGACGGCAGCATCACCAAGTCCGAATTCGAGGACGCGCTGGGCGCCGGCGGCACCAACCTTGCGCAGGCCGACGACGTGTTCTCGAAGCTGGATTCGAATTCGGACGGCACCGTGAGCCTGGACGAAATGTCGAAGGCGCTGAAGAGCGGCCACCACGGCCACCATGCCCACGGCGCAGGCGGCACGGGCGATGCCTCTGGCAGCGGCTCGAATTCCTCGAGTGGCGGATCGACCTCAACCACGACGACCAGCGCCGACGGCTCGACCACCACCACCGTCACCTATGGCGACGGCTTCAAGATGTCGACGACGGTGCCAGGCGCGTCCAGCTCCTCAAATGCGAACGGCGGCGGCAATTCGCCCTATGACTGGTTCGGCCAGATGATGCAGCGCCAGACCCAGGCCGCCTCCGCGACCGCGTCCTCATCAATGTCGATGAGCGTGTGA
- a CDS encoding KTSC domain-containing protein, giving the protein MPSSVIRFFRYAPDTRELKVTFVSGRLYVYENVPPEVAAAFREARSKGTFFNREIRDRYVYRDITHAYAG; this is encoded by the coding sequence ATGCCGTCTTCCGTGATCCGCTTCTTCCGTTACGCACCCGACACTCGCGAGCTGAAGGTGACTTTCGTCAGCGGCCGCCTCTATGTCTACGAGAACGTTCCGCCCGAGGTCGCCGCCGCGTTCAGGGAAGCGCGGTCAAAGGGGACGTTCTTCAACCGCGAAATCCGTGACCGATATGTCTATCGTGACATTACGCACGCGTATGCCGGCTGA
- a CDS encoding response regulator, translated as MPRILIIDDQKEVRAMVAIVLRVNHYEVAEADSGAAGLKTFAESPFDAAIVDIFLGDISGVDVIAALRERVPGLPVIAVSGITALDFMEQSPHLANVICLQKPFRPNDLLQALRKAQTAAGGELPAAV; from the coding sequence ATGCCTCGCATTCTCATCATCGACGACCAGAAGGAGGTTCGCGCGATGGTCGCGATCGTGCTTCGGGTCAACCATTACGAGGTTGCCGAGGCCGATAGCGGTGCGGCCGGGCTGAAAACCTTCGCGGAAAGCCCCTTTGACGCGGCGATCGTCGATATTTTCCTTGGCGACATCAGCGGTGTCGACGTCATCGCGGCCCTGCGCGAACGAGTGCCGGGACTCCCCGTCATTGCGGTGTCCGGAATAACGGCGCTGGATTTCATGGAGCAGTCGCCCCACCTCGCCAATGTGATTTGCCTGCAAAAGCCGTTTCGGCCGAACGATCTTCTCCAGGCGCTTCGGAAAGCCCAGACCGCAGCCGGCGGCGAGCTGCCCGCAGCCGTCTGA
- a CDS encoding ABC transporter ATP-binding protein gives MTAVSPLLTIRGLRAAYGKIEALKGVDIEINSGEIVALIGANGAGKSTLMMTIFGKPRARAGQILYEGKDISAIPTHAIAHLRIAQSPEGRRIFPRMSVAENLQMGADATDCTEAERETTLERIFALFPRLKERMAQRGGTLSGGEQQMLAIGRALMSRPRLLLLDEPSLGLAPLIARQIFDAIRTLNRQDGLTVLIVEQNANHALKLAHRGYVMVNGLITLAGSGAELLQRPEIRAAYLEGGRKV, from the coding sequence GTGACGGCGGTATCCCCTCTGCTCACGATCCGGGGCCTGCGCGCAGCCTATGGCAAGATCGAAGCCCTGAAGGGCGTCGACATCGAGATCAATTCCGGCGAGATCGTCGCGCTGATCGGCGCCAACGGCGCCGGCAAGTCGACGCTGATGATGACGATCTTCGGCAAGCCGCGCGCCCGCGCCGGCCAGATCCTGTACGAGGGCAAGGACATCAGCGCGATCCCCACCCACGCGATTGCCCATTTGCGCATCGCGCAATCGCCGGAGGGACGCCGCATCTTCCCGCGGATGAGCGTCGCCGAGAATCTTCAGATGGGTGCCGACGCCACCGACTGCACCGAGGCGGAACGGGAGACCACGCTCGAACGCATATTCGCGCTGTTTCCCCGGCTGAAGGAACGCATGGCGCAGCGCGGCGGAACTCTGTCCGGCGGCGAACAGCAGATGCTGGCGATCGGGCGCGCCCTGATGAGCCGACCGCGCCTGCTGTTGCTCGACGAGCCCTCGCTCGGACTGGCACCCCTGATCGCGCGGCAGATTTTCGACGCCATCCGTACGCTGAACCGGCAGGACGGCCTGACCGTGCTGATCGTCGAGCAGAACGCCAACCACGCACTCAAACTCGCCCACCGCGGCTATGTCATGGTCAACGGGCTGATTACGCTCGCCGGCAGCGGCGCCGAGTTGCTGCAACGCCCCGAGATTCGCGCAGCCTACCTCGAAGGCGGCCGGAAGGTCTGA
- a CDS encoding P1 family peptidase — translation MKNLLTDIAGVRVGHAEDAKIASGTTAIIFDSPAVAAIDVRGGGPGTREDALLDLANTVERVDAIALSGGSAFGLETGGGVQAWLAEQGRGYQVREALIPIVPGAILFDLLNGGDKAWGRFSPYRDLGYAAAAAAGTDFALGSVGAGLGATTATFKGGLGSASAVTPDGVKVAAIVAVNAVGSVTVGDGPWFWAAPFELGGEFGARGLPDKFIDDMLRMRIKGGPAASARENTTIGAVVTDAVLTKSQAKRLAMIAHTGFARAIYPVHAPLDGDVLFAAATCEKPIEPLVGLTELGMVAANVVARAIARGVYNATALPFPGALPAWKDRFG, via the coding sequence TTGAAGAACCTCCTCACCGATATCGCCGGCGTCCGCGTCGGCCATGCCGAGGATGCCAAAATCGCCTCCGGCACGACCGCGATCATCTTCGATTCCCCAGCCGTCGCAGCCATTGATGTTCGCGGCGGCGGCCCAGGCACGCGCGAGGATGCGCTGCTTGATCTTGCCAACACGGTCGAGCGCGTCGACGCGATCGCCCTATCGGGCGGCTCCGCCTTTGGCCTCGAAACCGGCGGCGGCGTGCAGGCATGGCTCGCCGAGCAGGGGCGCGGCTACCAGGTTCGCGAAGCGCTGATCCCGATCGTGCCGGGCGCGATCCTGTTCGACCTCCTCAACGGCGGCGACAAGGCCTGGGGACGCTTCTCGCCCTATCGCGACCTCGGCTACGCCGCGGCGGCCGCCGCCGGCACAGACTTTGCGCTCGGCAGCGTCGGCGCCGGCCTTGGTGCCACCACCGCAACGTTCAAGGGCGGACTCGGCTCAGCCTCGGCCGTGACACCTGATGGCGTGAAGGTCGCGGCGATCGTCGCTGTCAACGCGGTGGGCAGTGTCACCGTCGGCGACGGGCCGTGGTTCTGGGCGGCACCATTCGAGCTGGGCGGCGAATTCGGCGCACGGGGCCTGCCTGACAAGTTCATCGACGACATGCTCCGCATGCGTATCAAGGGCGGTCCCGCGGCGAGCGCGCGCGAAAACACCACGATCGGCGCCGTCGTCACCGACGCAGTGCTGACCAAATCCCAGGCCAAGCGGCTGGCGATGATCGCGCATACCGGCTTCGCCCGCGCCATCTATCCGGTGCACGCACCACTCGACGGCGACGTGCTGTTTGCGGCTGCGACCTGCGAGAAGCCGATCGAGCCGCTGGTCGGCCTCACCGAGCTCGGCATGGTCGCCGCCAACGTGGTCGCGCGCGCGATCGCAAGGGGCGTGTATAACGCGACCGCGCTGCCGTTCCCCGGCGCGCTGCCGGCATGGAAGGACAGGTTCGGTTAG
- the rpe gene encoding ribulose-phosphate 3-epimerase, producing MTQAFAPRPLTIAPSILASDFSRLGEEVRNVDAAGADWIHLDVMDGHFVPNISYGPDVIKAMRPHTKKVFDAHLMISPCDPYLEAFAKAGCDHITVHAEAGPHLHRSLQAIRALGKKAGVSLNPGTPISTLEYVLDLVDLVLVMSVNPGFGGQAFIPSAIDKIRDIRAMTAGRPIDIEVDGGVGPDVAGALAAAGANAFVAGTSVFRGGTQEAYKTNIAAIRNAALGARGEAI from the coding sequence ATGACCCAAGCCTTCGCCCCCCGCCCCCTGACAATCGCGCCCTCGATCCTGGCCTCGGATTTCTCCAGGCTCGGCGAGGAGGTGCGCAACGTCGACGCCGCCGGCGCCGACTGGATCCATCTCGACGTGATGGACGGTCACTTCGTTCCCAACATTTCCTACGGCCCCGACGTCATCAAGGCGATGCGCCCGCACACAAAGAAGGTGTTCGACGCACATCTGATGATCTCACCTTGTGACCCCTATCTCGAGGCCTTTGCGAAAGCCGGCTGCGACCACATCACCGTGCATGCGGAGGCCGGTCCCCATTTGCACCGCTCGCTTCAGGCGATCCGCGCGCTCGGCAAGAAGGCTGGTGTCTCGCTCAACCCGGGCACGCCAATCAGCACGCTCGAATACGTCCTCGACCTCGTCGATCTCGTGCTGGTGATGTCGGTCAACCCCGGCTTCGGCGGCCAGGCTTTCATCCCCTCCGCGATCGACAAGATCCGCGACATCCGCGCGATGACGGCGGGACGCCCGATCGACATCGAGGTTGACGGCGGCGTCGGCCCCGATGTTGCGGGCGCGCTCGCCGCGGCCGGCGCCAACGCCTTCGTGGCCGGCACATCCGTGTTCAGGGGCGGCACGCAGGAAGCCTACAAGACCAACATCGCCGCGATCCGCAACGCTGCGCTGGGAGCCCGCGGCGAGGCAATTTGA
- a CDS encoding PAS domain S-box protein: MNAPAIDRSTFLSTLPATSADRTAALWIVGVSSFLFALAVPFAGIPLPPAPAFVASYQSALAVSDIITAVLLLSQFSVLRTRALLSLSIGYLFTAAAALVHALTFPGLFAPTGLFGAGTQTTVWLYMIWHGIFPLFVLGYAWLKEKDGGDSIRGATSNAIYAVVLGVVATMGAFAWIVTAQHDLLPVLLRDGRYTPTMIGVVSFVWSLSFAALVSLWFRRPHSVIDIWLMVVMCAWLFDIALSAIVNVARFDLGFYAGRLYGLCAASFVLAVLLIENVRLQANTVGLVGRLREQSASERDFYAKRLALYGAVVESSNDAIITQTLNGVITGWNRAAEHLFGYSAAEAIGKSIEIIVPNDRKPEVRSILNRISSNESIAQHETVRIKKDGREIHVVLNVSPLRTGSGQIIGASKIAHDITEEKQAREKLRREIEERQRIFETSQDLILVTDGYGNFIQVSPSVKDILGFSPEDLIGHSATEFIHPDDLERTRDEMRAARRGAVKRSFEARYYHYDGHEVTLNWMGTWSEPVKRHFFIGRDLTEKQAAEAQFRQVQKMDSIGQLTGGVAHDFNNVLTVITGTIGILADAVADRPELAAITKLIDDAAERGAQLTKHLLAFARKQPLQPREIDVNALVLEAAKLLHPTLGEQITIMPQLTEEAWPALVDPGQLSTAILNLALNARDAMPEGGTLVLETRNIFLDDGYASMNPDVTAGNYVMIAVSDTGSGIPPELIDRVFDPFFTTKEVGKGTGLGLSMVFGFVKQSGGHIKIYSEEGHGTSVKIYLPRSSGVQETAFEALQNAPVTGGDEKILIVEDDALVRQYVVTQIKSLGYAALEAANAAEALAIIDADKSIDLLFTDVIMPGAMNGRQLADEATRRRPDLKTLFTSGYTENAIVHHGRLDSGVLLLAKPYRKSELAKMLRTALAS, from the coding sequence ATGAACGCGCCTGCGATTGACCGAAGCACGTTTCTTTCAACTCTGCCGGCCACATCGGCCGACCGAACCGCGGCGTTGTGGATCGTTGGCGTCTCCTCGTTCCTGTTCGCACTGGCCGTTCCGTTCGCAGGTATTCCGCTGCCGCCGGCGCCGGCCTTCGTCGCGAGCTATCAATCAGCTCTGGCCGTGAGCGACATCATCACGGCAGTACTGCTGCTGTCGCAGTTTTCCGTTTTGCGGACTCGCGCGCTGCTGTCGCTGTCGATCGGCTATCTGTTCACCGCCGCGGCAGCGCTGGTCCATGCCCTCACCTTCCCCGGCCTGTTCGCGCCGACCGGACTGTTTGGCGCCGGCACCCAGACCACGGTCTGGCTCTACATGATCTGGCACGGCATCTTCCCGCTGTTCGTGCTGGGCTATGCCTGGCTGAAGGAAAAGGACGGCGGCGACAGTATCCGGGGCGCGACAAGCAACGCGATCTACGCCGTCGTGCTCGGCGTCGTCGCGACCATGGGTGCCTTCGCCTGGATCGTCACCGCCCAGCACGATCTGTTGCCGGTCCTGCTCCGCGACGGCCGTTACACGCCGACCATGATCGGGGTCGTGTCGTTCGTGTGGTCACTGAGCTTCGCCGCGCTCGTTTCGCTGTGGTTCCGGCGCCCGCATTCGGTGATCGACATCTGGCTCATGGTGGTCATGTGCGCATGGCTATTCGACATCGCGCTGTCTGCGATCGTCAACGTCGCGCGCTTCGACCTCGGCTTCTATGCTGGCCGTCTCTATGGCCTCTGCGCCGCGAGCTTCGTGCTCGCGGTATTGTTGATTGAGAATGTCCGCCTGCAGGCGAACACGGTCGGCCTCGTCGGCCGGCTGCGCGAGCAGTCCGCCTCGGAGCGCGACTTCTACGCCAAGCGTCTGGCGCTCTACGGCGCCGTCGTGGAATCCTCCAACGATGCCATCATCACCCAAACGCTCAACGGCGTCATCACCGGCTGGAACCGCGCCGCCGAGCACCTGTTCGGCTATTCCGCTGCCGAGGCTATCGGCAAGTCGATCGAAATCATCGTACCAAATGATCGCAAGCCGGAAGTCAGGAGCATTCTCAACCGCATCAGCAGCAATGAGTCGATCGCCCAGCACGAGACGGTCCGTATCAAGAAGGATGGCCGCGAGATCCATGTCGTGCTCAACGTTTCGCCGCTGAGGACGGGGAGCGGGCAAATCATCGGGGCCTCCAAGATCGCCCATGACATCACCGAGGAGAAGCAGGCACGGGAGAAGCTTCGCCGCGAGATCGAGGAGCGCCAGCGCATCTTCGAGACCTCGCAGGACCTGATCCTGGTCACCGACGGTTACGGCAATTTCATCCAGGTCAGCCCGAGCGTGAAAGACATCCTCGGCTTCAGCCCGGAAGACCTCATCGGGCACAGCGCCACCGAGTTCATCCACCCTGACGACCTCGAGAGGACGCGGGACGAGATGCGCGCGGCGCGGCGCGGTGCGGTCAAGCGCAGCTTCGAGGCGCGCTATTATCACTATGACGGTCACGAGGTTACGCTGAACTGGATGGGCACGTGGTCCGAGCCCGTGAAGCGCCACTTCTTCATCGGCCGGGATCTCACGGAGAAGCAGGCCGCCGAAGCCCAGTTCCGGCAGGTCCAGAAGATGGATTCCATCGGCCAGTTGACCGGTGGCGTCGCTCACGACTTCAACAACGTGCTGACCGTCATCACCGGCACGATCGGCATCCTGGCCGACGCGGTGGCCGACCGTCCCGAGCTCGCCGCCATCACCAAGCTGATCGACGATGCCGCCGAGCGCGGCGCGCAGCTGACCAAGCATCTACTTGCCTTCGCCCGCAAGCAGCCGCTCCAGCCCCGCGAGATCGACGTCAATGCGCTGGTGCTCGAAGCCGCAAAGCTGCTGCATCCCACCCTGGGCGAGCAGATCACCATCATGCCGCAGCTCACCGAGGAGGCCTGGCCGGCGTTAGTCGACCCCGGCCAGCTTTCCACGGCGATCCTCAATCTCGCGCTGAACGCGCGTGACGCCATGCCCGAGGGCGGCACCCTGGTGCTGGAGACCCGCAACATATTCCTCGACGACGGCTATGCCAGCATGAACCCGGACGTCACGGCCGGCAATTACGTGATGATCGCCGTCAGCGACACCGGCTCCGGAATCCCGCCGGAGCTGATCGACCGCGTGTTCGACCCCTTCTTCACCACCAAGGAGGTCGGCAAGGGCACCGGCCTCGGGCTCAGCATGGTGTTCGGCTTCGTCAAGCAGTCCGGCGGCCACATCAAGATCTACAGCGAGGAAGGCCACGGCACGAGCGTGAAGATCTACCTGCCGCGCTCGAGCGGCGTGCAGGAGACCGCGTTCGAGGCGCTGCAGAACGCGCCCGTCACCGGCGGCGACGAGAAGATCCTGATCGTCGAGGACGATGCGCTGGTGCGGCAATACGTGGTGACCCAGATCAAGAGCCTCGGCTATGCTGCGCTTGAAGCCGCCAACGCGGCCGAAGCCCTCGCCATCATCGACGCCGACAAGAGCATCGACCTGCTCTTCACCGACGTCATCATGCCGGGCGCGATGAACGGCCGCCAGCTCGCCGACGAGGCCACTCGTCGCCGTCCCGACCTGAAGACGCTGTTCACCTCGGGCTACACCGAAAATGCCATCGTTCATCACGGCCGGCTGGATTCCGGCGTGCTGCTGCTGGCAAAGCCCTATCGCAAGTCCGAACTCGCCAAGATGCTCAGGACGGCACTGGCGAGTTGA
- a CDS encoding bifunctional serine/threonine-protein kinase/universal stress protein — protein MPKPLVKSGAKIDGYTIGECVHAGGMATLWTVTHPGIDVPLLMKIPRVSEGEDPAAIVSFEMEMMILPRLAGPHVPTCFGTGDFAHQAYVVIERIGGITLYKRLPDLPLPYDEARQLVARIATALADLHRQNVIHHDIKPSSIMFRDSGEAVLIDYGLSHHNHLPDLLQEEFRLPYGTAPYMAPERLSGVRDDQRSDLFSLGVLLYFFTTGERPFGEGETLRAMRRRLWRDPYPPRTLRADYPPWLQEVVLRCLEIEPVRRYPTASQLAFDLAHPDQVKLTTRAERIKRDSFGVVWRRRFNQGVMAPRAKSDVAAQIASSPILAVALDTVEGTPELNEALRVTTERILATLPSARLACVNVLKLNRIAIDRTLDEQGSNKHIDRLVALRHWAMPLKLDESRLSAHVLEAVDPAAAILEFAEANQVDHVIIGARQGSFRRTLLGSVSAKVAAEAACTVTVVRPPRIAGDVGETDAGEAAG, from the coding sequence ATGCCGAAACCCCTGGTCAAATCCGGCGCGAAGATCGACGGTTACACCATCGGTGAATGCGTTCATGCCGGCGGCATGGCGACGCTGTGGACGGTCACCCATCCCGGCATCGACGTGCCGTTGCTGATGAAGATCCCGCGGGTGTCGGAGGGCGAGGACCCCGCCGCAATCGTCTCCTTCGAGATGGAGATGATGATCCTGCCGCGGCTCGCGGGTCCGCACGTCCCGACCTGTTTCGGCACCGGCGATTTCGCGCACCAGGCCTATGTCGTGATCGAGCGCATCGGCGGCATCACGCTCTACAAGCGGCTGCCTGACCTGCCGCTGCCTTATGACGAGGCGCGGCAGCTCGTCGCCAGGATCGCAACCGCGCTTGCTGATCTCCACCGGCAGAACGTGATCCATCACGACATCAAGCCGAGCAGCATCATGTTCCGCGACAGCGGCGAGGCGGTGCTGATCGACTACGGCCTGTCGCATCACAACCACCTGCCGGATCTCTTGCAGGAGGAGTTCCGCCTGCCTTACGGCACTGCGCCCTACATGGCACCCGAGCGGCTGTCGGGGGTGCGCGATGATCAACGCAGCGATCTGTTTTCGCTCGGCGTGCTGCTCTATTTCTTCACCACAGGCGAGCGGCCGTTCGGCGAGGGCGAGACCCTGCGCGCGATGCGGCGCCGGCTGTGGCGCGATCCGTATCCGCCGCGCACGCTGCGTGCCGACTATCCGCCCTGGCTTCAGGAGGTGGTGTTGCGGTGTCTCGAGATCGAGCCGGTGCGGCGCTATCCGACGGCGTCGCAGCTCGCCTTCGATCTCGCCCATCCGGACCAGGTCAAGCTCACCACACGCGCGGAGCGGATCAAGCGCGATTCCTTCGGCGTCGTCTGGCGGCGCCGCTTCAACCAGGGCGTTATGGCGCCGCGCGCGAAATCGGATGTCGCCGCCCAAATCGCATCCAGCCCGATCCTCGCCGTCGCGCTCGACACGGTGGAAGGCACACCGGAGCTGAACGAGGCGCTACGGGTGACCACCGAGCGCATCCTCGCCACCTTGCCGTCGGCACGGCTTGCCTGCGTCAACGTGCTCAAGCTGAACCGGATCGCGATCGACCGGACGCTGGACGAGCAGGGATCCAACAAGCATATCGACCGCCTGGTCGCGCTCAGGCATTGGGCGATGCCGCTCAAGTTGGATGAGAGCCGGCTGTCGGCTCACGTGCTGGAGGCGGTCGATCCTGCCGCCGCGATCCTGGAATTCGCCGAAGCCAACCAGGTCGACCACGTCATCATCGGCGCGCGGCAGGGCTCGTTCCGCCGCACGCTGCTCGGCAGCGTCTCGGCCAAAGTGGCGGCGGAAGCGGCCTGCACCGTCACGGTGGTGCGGCCGCCGCGGATAGCTGGGGATGTCGGCGAGACTGATGCGGGCGAAGCGGCAGGATAG